A genome region from Musa acuminata AAA Group cultivar baxijiao chromosome BXJ3-5, Cavendish_Baxijiao_AAA, whole genome shotgun sequence includes the following:
- the LOC135637723 gene encoding pentatricopeptide repeat-containing protein At2g20710, mitochondrial-like has translation MMKLVCRVCNSGAPMLLRQRWFGSQLVAPAGVLKSTEELPPLPKGWHDCLYNRVAASGDPRRSIVPLLERWVQEGRPVDQSDLREMVKKMRSFRRNFHALEISTWMSDRRYFCLSPGDVADRLDLIKKVHGLEQAESFFGNLPKQLKVYQVHGALLSCYVQDKCVEKAEAFFHRMEEANMLDSFAFNMLMKMYNDIGQLALVDKIFQKMKNKGFAPDIFTYNILIEAYATGANVEGVKKVLGSMKHSEIAASCYTYAIAAKGYVKSGLIDEALVLLEESKKLMPRRKGNDAYGFLILIYSDIGDKSEMYRVWNMYKSSDKVATSMYMCMMGALLKLDDVEGAEAILKEWESVTSFHDFRLPNLLLGAYCTRGLLEKAELLVNKAIESGLAPYANAWDRLASLYFDCGQNLKAVEAMKKALAEGQAPWKPNPASVMRTLEYMKEQKGVEEAEGIVKLLKRHGPLTQEIYNCLLTIYVWAGKSTTDLLEQMAEDGFRADEDTFKILEEKSEKILPQRTRKKKKNVEQKAIKGTETDCKSAKLAA, from the exons TCGGCTCCCAGCTTGTGGCGCCGGCGGGTGTACTCAAGTCCACGGAGGAGTTGCCGCCGCTGCCCAAGGGTTGGCACGACTGCCTCTACAATCGGGTCGCCGCCAGCGGGGACCCCAGGCGCTCCATCGTCCCCCTGCTCGAGCGCTGGGTCCAGGAAGGCAGGCCGGTCGACCAGAGTGACCTTCGGGAGATGGTGAAGAAGATGCGCTCCTTTCGTAGAAACTTTCACGCCCTCGAG ATATCTACATGGATGAGCGATAGGAGGTACTTCTGCTTGTCACCTGGTGATGTTGCAGATCGGTTGGACTTGATTAAAAAAGTTCATGGCCTTGAGCAGGCAGAAAGTTTCTTTGGTAACTTACCAAAACAATTAAAAGTTTATCAAGTTCATGGTGCTCTTCTGTCTTGCTATGTACAAGACAAATGTGTGGAGAAGGCAGAGGCTTTCTTCCATCGAATGGAGGAGGCAAACATGCTTGATAGTTTTGCTTTCAATATGTTGATGAAAATGTACAATGACATTGGACAGCTTGCATTAGTGGATAAGATCTTTCAAAAAATGAAAAACAAGGGGTTTGCTCCTGACATTTTCACCTACAACATTCTGATAGAAGCATATGCCACGGGTGCCAATGTGGAAGGGGTAAAAAAGGTTCTTGGAAGTATGAAGCATTCAGAAATTGCAGCCAGTTGTTACACATACGCAATTGCAGCTAAAGGTTATGTGAAATCTGGGTTGATTGACGAGGCTCTAGTTCTTCTCGAGGAATCAAAGAAACTGATGCCTCGGAGAAAGGGCAATGATGCTTATGGGTTTTTGATCTTGATTTATTCTGACATCGGAGATAAATCTGAGATGTACCGAGTGTGGAATATGTACAAGTCATCGGATAAGGTAGCTACCTCAATGTATATGTGCATGATGGGTGCACTTCTAAAGCTGGATGACGTAGAGGGCGCAGAAGCCATCTTGAAGGAGTGGGAATCTGTGACTTCTTTTCATGATTTTAGATTGCCAAATCTTCTACTTGGAGCGTATTGTACAAGAGGTCTTCTGGAGAAGGCGGAACTATTAGTAAACAAAGCCATTGAAAGTGGCCTGGCCCCTTATGCTAATGCGTGGGATAGGTTAGCTAGTTTGTATTTTGATTGTGGGCAGAATTTGAAAGCAGTGGAGGCGATGAAGAAGGCACTGGCAGAAGGGCAAGCGCCATGGAAGCCAAATCCTGCTAGTGTCATGAGAACCTTAGAGTACATGAAAGAACAAAAGGGTGTGGAAGAAGCAGAAGGGATTGTGAAGTTGTTGAAACGTCATGGTCCCCTGACACAAGAAATCTATAATTGCTTGCTCACTATTTATGTGTGGGCAGGGAAATCAACTACTGACCTGCTTGAGCAAATGGCAGAAGATGGATTTCGTGCGGATGAAGACACATTTAAAATACTAGAAGAGAAAAGTGAAAAAATCTTACCTCAAAGaacaaggaaaaagaagaaaaatgtcgAGCAGAAAGCTATCAAAGGTACGGAAACAGATTGCAAGTCTGCAAAGTTAGCAGCTTAA